AAAAGCAATGATGTCGTCAATATCGGAACATTCGCAGACAAACTCATCCTTTTTGAGGCTGCTTCCCGCAAAACCTTCCTCGCGGTTCACATAAAGCTTTTGTGTGGCAGCAGCAACAGCAGCAGCTTCAATTACATCAAAGTTCCTGATCTCGGTCCTGCGTTCCCTGCCTTTGCCGTATTTCTTTAAAATACGTTTGAAATAATCAATGGCAAATTCCACGAGGTTATCAAGCCCATGCTGTACTTCACTGAGTTCATCCTGTAGCCGTTTAATTTCCTCGTCGGCTTTGAATGAATTGTATTTTGAGATCCTCTTGATCTGAATCTCGGTAAGCCGGATGATATCGTTGGTGGTGACTTCCCTGATAAACTGTTTGGTGTGAGGTTTCAGTCCCTTATCAATGGCGTCAATCACTTCCTGCCAGGTTTCACTTTCCTCGATGCGACGGTAAATGCGTTTCTCAATAAAGATTTTTTCCAGCGAAGCAAAATGAAGCTTTTCAAGTAAGTCATCTTTGCGAATCTGCAATTCGCCGCGTAAAAGCGAAAGGGTATTGTTGGTTGAGATTTTCAGTAAATCATTTACCGAAAGGAACTGCGGTTTGCCTTCATAAATCACGCAACTGTTTGTAGAAATAGAAATCTCGCAGGAGGTGAATGCATACAGGGCATCAATGGTTGTATCGGGCGATACACCGGGCTGAAGGTGAATCAGAATTTCTACATTCTCCGATGTATTGTCGTCAATCTTCCTGATTTTGATTTTGCCTTTGTCGTTGGCTGCAATAATGGTATCAATCAGCGAGCCAGTTGTAGTGGCAAAAGGTAGTTCGGTAATGGCCAGGGTTTTCTTATCAATTTTACTGATCCGTGCTCTAACCCTGACCTTTCCTCCCCGCAGGCCTTTGCTATATTTCGAAAAATCAGCCAGTCCGCCTGTCAGAAAATCGGGAAATATTTGAAAATCTTCGCCTTTCAGGATTTTTATGGAAGCATCAATCAGTTCAATGAAATTGTGCGGCAATATTTTTGACGCTAACCCAACCGCGATTCCTTCTACACCACTGGCCAGCAGCAAGGGAAATTTCATCGGTAAAGCAACCGGTTCATTGTTCCTGCCATCGTATGAAGGCTTCCACTTGGTGTTCTTAGGGTTGAACGCCACCTCTAATGCAAACTTCGAAAGACGGGCTTCGATATACCTGGGAGCGGCGGCGCTGTCGCCGGTAAGCACATTTCCCCAGTTTCCCTGGGTGTCAATCATCAATTCTTTCTGACCCATCTGAACCAACGCATCACCAATGGAGGCATCGCCGTGTGGATGGTACTTCATTGTGTGCCCGATGATGTTGGCTACCTTATTGTAGCGTCCGTCTTCGAGTTCGTACATAGCATGTAAAAGCCGCCGTTGAACTGGCTTCAATCCATCCAGTAATTCAGGAACAGCACGCTCAAGGATCACATAGGAAGCATAGTCGAGAAACCAGTTCTCATACATGCCGGTAAGTGGAGTAACACGGTGTAAATCATGCTGCTCAACCGCTTGCGCTTCAGGTTCTGTTGGTTCGTCAGGTATAATTGGCAAATTTTCTTCCATCTTCAAAAATAGTCTCTCGTGTGCTGGGTTCGAACCATATTAGGGCAAAAAGCGAAGCGCGGCGATTTCAGCCAGCAGGAAAAACAGAGCGGCAATAATAAAATACTTCCATAATTGCCTGCCCCTGTTCAGTTCACTGATCACCTGGCCAACGGGCCGCTCACTCTCGCTGATGACTGCAAAATTAGTGATTCCTGTGTTTTCAGCCATATCATAAAGCTCTTCAACGCTTAAATAATCTGGCACGGATTCGCGGCGGTCGTAGTTGAACGAGAGCACGAGTAGCGTATCCTGACCGGCAGTAAGGTGATAATTACCAGCGGTTTTGATGGCGTCAAGCGCAAATAAGTGGGTGTTGTAATTAATGGTGCGATGGCCTGGAATGAACCTAAAGTTCCCATCACTTGCTGAAAGCTGGAAAACCTGATCGCTGCCGGGGCTGAGATTTCCGATGCTCACCGATTCCTGGGTTCCCACCTTGTTGTAAATATCCTGGCGAGGCGTGCTCAGCAAAGCCATTTTATAAAGCGTTGGAACAAAAATGGCATGCACCGGGAAAGTGGTAGCCTCAGTTTCAAGTGATGAAGCCATAATATAAATATTCCCTTCGCCGTAGCTGTCGGCAACAAGGTACGGATCAGCATCCTTCAGGCTTATCAGCGTTTCTATTGATTTACGTGGTGGAAGCACAAATTTATACCTTTTGCTCACCCAGGGCAGGTCCGTGTCAGGACTTAATTCCGTTGGTTTGCCGGCCTGGGTTTCAAAAACATCTTTGAACAACGGATGAAGAATATTGACGTCTGCCATGCGCAAACGGGTCGTATCCTGCCCACCGAAAGTCAGGCTATTCAGGGATCGCAACCAGGAATTGTACGAATCCTGGTCAATACGGGATGAAGGAATAATGAAAAGACTGCCCCCGCTTTCGACAAAGCGGCCAAGTTCAGAGGCAAGACCGCTGGAAATGGTGTTCAAACCGTTCAATATGATCAATTGCTGGCGGTTTAGCTCAGCATAATTAAGCTGCCTGACATTGGTTTCGGTGAAGTTGAAAAGACTGTCATTCCCATACAACGCACGTAAATATGGGCCCGGGCTTTGATCAAAAATACTGAGCACATTGATTGAAGACAGCACCTGGAATGAGAAATATAAGCGATCGTCAAAAGTAACCGGGTAGTCGCTGAGTTCAACAAAACCCTGATGAATGCCTGTTTCGCGGATGGAAAAACTGAGTGAACCGGTTGCACTCTCACGGGGATTGATATCAATGGAAGTCAAAGCCCTTTGTGTTCCGTTCACAATCAGTTTTACAGGAACTTGCTCCCTGGGACTATCGCTGTGGTTTGTGATTGTAACATTCAGCGTAACGATTTGCCCGGGTTGCTGCGCGGGTGTTTCGAACCAGCAGGTATCCACACTCAGGTTGGTTTGGCGAACCGGTTCGAGGTGCAGCATGAAATGCCGCATGTTTGTATCGGGAATCAAGCCTTCAAAAGAAGACACATTTCGCTGAAAATCAGAAATTAGGTAAACCGTTTTGTTGGAACCTGATTCGCTGTTGAGCAAATCATACTGGCGGTTTAAAACATCACGCAAATCCTTTATAGCCGGACTTACATCAACTTCATCAATGAAATCAGCTAACTCATCAGCCGAAAACATGCGGTGATGCACGGCAAGGAAGTCGTTGGTAAGGAAATTGAATTTATCAGAGCGGGAATGGTTGTCTTTGATCGTACGGGCTTTGTTGATGGCTTCGTTGATGAGCAAACCTTCGCGACCTTCGGCTCCCATGCTGAAGGAATTGTCAATATAGATACTGGCGATCCCACCGGAATCAGAAATATTACCTACAGATGTTGGAATAAACGGTTTGGAAAAGGCCAACACAAGCGCGATTATAGCAAGGATGCGGAAAAGCAATGCCAGCCAATGCCTCAGCACCGATTGCCGGCGTGACTGCTGCTTCAACTGTTTCAAAAACCTCACATTGGTGAAATACACCTTTTTGTAACGTTGCAGGTTGAACAGATGAATGATTATGGGAATCGAAATGGCAAACAGTCCCCACAGCATGAATGGATTGGCAAATAACATCAGGTTAAAAAGCTTAGTTCAAAGTTCAAGGTTCAAAGTTCAAGGTTCTGTGTTTCAGGTTTGGTGTTTCAGGTTCGAATTTGAAGGTTCGAATTTGAAGGTTCACTGCGGTGGCTGCTGCTGCCGCTGCTGCTACTGCGAACGGTTCAAGGGTACAGGGACACTGCCTGGTTAAAAGCAATCTTACAAATGGATTACTTCATCATAAGCTGCTGCTGCTGCTTCCATTACAGCTTCCGACATTGTTGGGTGGGGGTGTATGCCTTTGATAAGTTCTTCGGCAGTGGTTTCCAGTTTTCGGGCCATTACCAATTCGGCAATCATTTCGGTTACGTTGTCCCCGATCATGTGTGCCCCCAGCAATTCTCCGTATTTGGCGTCAAATATGAGTTTTACAAATCCATCCTTATTGCCAGCTGCGCTTGCTTTACCCGAAGCCGAATAAGGAAATTTGCCAATTTTCAATTCATAACCTGCATCACGTGCAGCTCGTTCAGTCATTCCAACAGAGGCTACTTCCGGATTTGTGTAGGTACATCCGGGAACATTGCCATAATCAATGGGTTCAGGGTTCTTACCTGCAATGGCTTCCACACAAATAATACCTTCATGTGAAGCCAGGTGCGCAAGTGCAGGCCCATGAACAATATCACCAATCGCATAATAGCCCTCAACATTGGTTTGGTAATAATGATCAACTTTTACCTTGCCTTTTTCTTGTTCAATGCCTGTTTCTTCCAGTCCCAACCCTTCAATATTGGGCGCAATACCAACGGCTGACAAAACTATTTCGGCTTCAATGGTTTCTTTTCCTTTCTTTGTTTTTACCTGAACCTTGCATAGTTTGCCTTTCGTATCCACCGATTCTACTGTTGAATCGGTCATGACCGTAATACCTTGTTTTTTGAAACTGCGGCCAAGTTGCTTCGAAACTTCCTCGTCTTCAACAGGCAAAATATTAGGCATGTATTCAATGAGCGTAACCTTGGTACCGATACTATTGTAAAAAAACGCAAACTCCGAACCGATAGCTCCTGAGCCAACAATGACCATACTTTCGGGTTGTTTGTCGAGGGTCATTGCTTTACGATAACCAATTACTTTTTTTCCATCTTGCTCCAATCCCTTGAGTTCACGGCTACGGGCGCCGGTGGCCAAGATTATATGACTTGCCGTGTATTCACTGATTGATCCGTCTTCGGCAGTAACTTCAACCGTCTTACCCGGCTTGATCTTGCCGGTTCCTGCAATATGCTCAATTTTATTTTTTTTAAAAAGGTATTGAATTCCTTTGCTCATGCCTGCTGCAACTTCGCGGCTGCGTTTCACCATTGAGGAAAAATCGGCTACTGGTTCTTCTTTTAGGGTCACACCATAATCGGCTGCGTGTTTCATATAGTTGAATACCTGCGCGC
The genomic region above belongs to Bacteroidales bacterium and contains:
- a CDS encoding DNA gyrase/topoisomerase IV subunit A; translated protein: MEENLPIIPDEPTEPEAQAVEQHDLHRVTPLTGMYENWFLDYASYVILERAVPELLDGLKPVQRRLLHAMYELEDGRYNKVANIIGHTMKYHPHGDASIGDALVQMGQKELMIDTQGNWGNVLTGDSAAAPRYIEARLSKFALEVAFNPKNTKWKPSYDGRNNEPVALPMKFPLLLASGVEGIAVGLASKILPHNFIELIDASIKILKGEDFQIFPDFLTGGLADFSKYSKGLRGGKVRVRARISKIDKKTLAITELPFATTTGSLIDTIIAANDKGKIKIRKIDDNTSENVEILIHLQPGVSPDTTIDALYAFTSCEISISTNSCVIYEGKPQFLSVNDLLKISTNNTLSLLRGELQIRKDDLLEKLHFASLEKIFIEKRIYRRIEESETWQEVIDAIDKGLKPHTKQFIREVTTNDIIRLTEIQIKRISKYNSFKADEEIKRLQDELSEVQHGLDNLVEFAIDYFKRILKKYGKGRERRTEIRNFDVIEAAAVAAATQKLYVNREEGFAGSSLKKDEFVCECSDIDDIIAFRDDGTFLVTKVADKVFMGKNIIHIDVFKRNDERTIYNMVYREGKNGNAFIKRFAVLGITRDKEYDLTSGKPNSKVLYFTANPNGEAETIKVFLKPKPKLKKLSFEFDFSTLAIKGRNSKGNILNRNPVQKIVKSEEGISTLGARSIWFDDTVRRLNTDARGKYLGEFGSDDRILTIMSSGTYLHTGYDLSLHFDEDLAHIEKHNNGKILTVIYYNGVKQNYFLKRFIVEPADKKVLFVPEEEGSRLVAFTLRSEPRVQVEFDKKLNPKLLEDELIAANEFVEVMGVKAIGKRISRHVVKKVGFVEEAKAEAEAEEEQPEEVAGEFEEEAKAEEEQTVDVDGEAKAKAEEEQPEEVAGVEGKAKAEEEKLISEGEIGLAGVVGEPKEVVKEKKPGKTKDKNQEKKDEEPKPADEPKLPENISLTPPRPKEDNKQMTLEF
- a CDS encoding BatA domain-containing protein, giving the protein MLFANPFMLWGLFAISIPIIIHLFNLQRYKKVYFTNVRFLKQLKQQSRRQSVLRHWLALLFRILAIIALVLAFSKPFIPTSVGNISDSGGIASIYIDNSFSMGAEGREGLLINEAINKARTIKDNHSRSDKFNFLTNDFLAVHHRMFSADELADFIDEVDVSPAIKDLRDVLNRQYDLLNSESGSNKTVYLISDFQRNVSSFEGLIPDTNMRHFMLHLEPVRQTNLSVDTCWFETPAQQPGQIVTLNVTITNHSDSPREQVPVKLIVNGTQRALTSIDINPRESATGSLSFSIRETGIHQGFVELSDYPVTFDDRLYFSFQVLSSINVLSIFDQSPGPYLRALYGNDSLFNFTETNVRQLNYAELNRQQLIILNGLNTISSGLASELGRFVESGGSLFIIPSSRIDQDSYNSWLRSLNSLTFGGQDTTRLRMADVNILHPLFKDVFETQAGKPTELSPDTDLPWVSKRYKFVLPPRKSIETLISLKDADPYLVADSYGEGNIYIMASSLETEATTFPVHAIFVPTLYKMALLSTPRQDIYNKVGTQESVSIGNLSPGSDQVFQLSASDGNFRFIPGHRTINYNTHLFALDAIKTAGNYHLTAGQDTLLVLSFNYDRRESVPDYLSVEELYDMAENTGITNFAVISESERPVGQVISELNRGRQLWKYFIIAALFFLLAEIAALRFLP
- the lpdA gene encoding dihydrolipoyl dehydrogenase, which translates into the protein MNFDLIVIGSGPGGYVAAIRASQLGLKTAVVEKAELGGVCLNWGCIPTKALLKSAQVFNYMKHAADYGVTLKEEPVADFSSMVKRSREVAAGMSKGIQYLFKKNKIEHIAGTGKIKPGKTVEVTAEDGSISEYTASHIILATGARSRELKGLEQDGKKVIGYRKAMTLDKQPESMVIVGSGAIGSEFAFFYNSIGTKVTLIEYMPNILPVEDEEVSKQLGRSFKKQGITVMTDSTVESVDTKGKLCKVQVKTKKGKETIEAEIVLSAVGIAPNIEGLGLEETGIEQEKGKVKVDHYYQTNVEGYYAIGDIVHGPALAHLASHEGIICVEAIAGKNPEPIDYGNVPGCTYTNPEVASVGMTERAARDAGYELKIGKFPYSASGKASAAGNKDGFVKLIFDAKYGELLGAHMIGDNVTEMIAELVMARKLETTAEELIKGIHPHPTMSEAVMEAAAAAYDEVIHL